One Luteitalea sp. genomic window, TGTAGGGCATGGCAACGACTCCGGGCCTTCTGACGTTCGTCGAGACGACGGTGTTCACGAAGCGCGTAACTGCGCTCCACCTCGAGGATTCCCTACAGATGTTGCAGCACGAGCTGCTTGCCAATCCGGAAGCGGGCGATGTGGAACCGGGGACCGGCGGGCTGCGCAAGGTTCGGATGCGTGATCCAGGGCGGGCGAAGGGTAAGCGTGGCGGCGCGCGCGTTCATTACTTGTGGCTCAAACATAAAGACCGCATCTATTTGATTTTCGTGTACGGGAAGAACGAATCCGCGAAGCTAACGGCGGAACAGAAGCGTCAGTTGCGACAGATTGCCACGCAGATCAGAGACCAGGCGTGAGGTGAGTTCCATGAAGAAAGAGACCTTTGGGGAGCTTCTCGGATCGATGAAAGAGGCGCTTGAGCATGCCGAGGGCAAGCGAAACCTGCGAACGGCGACGCTGCCGCTTCCACCGGCACCGCTGAACGGCCGCGCGGTGAAGCGCGTTCGCACTGCCCTCCATGCCTCGCAGGCGGTCTTCGCGCGATATCTCAACGTAAGTACGAAGCTTGTACAAGCGTGGGAAGCGGACCGGCGTGTACCCGAAGGGCCGGCTTTGGTTCTGCTGCATATCGCAGCAGAGAAACCGGAATTACTCGAAGCGATCAGGCATGAGAGCCAGGCAAGCCAGCGGCGCGCGACCAGAGTCACACGACGGCGTCAGCGTCGGAACGGCGATTCAGCGGCGGCGCAGAGCGGGACGGCTGCTCGCGCCTGATTGCTCGACGCGCCCGACTGATTGACGCGAGGCAGGCATGAGGCCGACGCTGCACCCTCCGACGCTCGCCGACGTGTTTCGAGCTCGTGCGAGACTCAACGGACGGCTGCCCCGCACGCCGCTGCTGTCGCACCCCACCCTCGTCGAGGAGCTGGGCTGCGACATACGTATCAAGCACGAAAACCATCTCCCGACCGGCGCATTCAAGGTGCGGGGCGGGCTGAATCTCGTGTCGACGTTGGTGGAGACGGATCCAGGCATGCCCGTCATCACGGCGAGCACGGGCAATCATGGGCAGTCGATGGCGCTCGCCTGCCGGCAATACGGCGTGCCCTGCACCATCCTGGTGCCGCGCGGAAACAATCCCGAAAAAAACGCGGCGATGCGTGCCCTCGGCGCCGAGGTGGTCGCATACGGTCGCGACTTCGACGAAGCGCGCGAGGAGCTGGAGCGGCGCGCTGCCACCGGAACCATGCGCTACGTGCACTCGGCCAACGAGCCGCTGCTCATCGCCGGCGTCGCAATCTATGCCCTGGAGATCTTCGAAGAGCTGCCGGATGTCGACGTCATCTACGTGCCTATTGGCGGTGGAAGCGGCGCGTCAGGGCTCGTGACGGTTCGCGACGTCCTCGGCAGCCGTGCGCGCATCATCGGTGTGCAGGCGGCCGGTGCCGACGCGTTCGCCCGGTCGTGGCGGACGGGCGAGCGGGTCACCAGCACGCACGCCAATACGTTTGCCGAAGGCATGGCCACGCGCGTCACGTTCGACCTCACGTTCGGCATTCTTGCCAAGGGCCTCGCAGATGTGGTGACGCTGACCGAGGAGGAGCTGGCGGACGGCGTACGCCTCGCGCTGCGGACGACACACAATCTGGCCGAGGGCGCCGGCGCCGCCGCGCTCATGGCGGCCTGGAAGCAGCGCGACGCGCTGCGCGGACAGCGCGTCGTGTGCGTGATGAGCGGCGGCAACCTGACCCTGCCCACGCTCGCCCGCATCGCCACTTCGTAGCCACGCCCCACGCCATCTGCTCAGACAACGACTCGAGCTGCTGGAGCACACGCCGGAGGGCGTCCATGACCTGTTCCGTCGCGGAGCCGTTGCGGACGATGTTGTCCAGCGCAGAGATGACTGGGTCCGAGGCAACGTTCATTCATGACCTTCGGAAGAAGGCTAACCAACAACGATGGTACGGCATCAGTGTGCAGGGGAACAACTACTCGTGCCGGAGAACGATGCACGGATCGATGGTAGCTGCTCTGATGGCAGGAAGCCGCTCGAGCAGTCGACTAACCCTCCCTCAGAACCTCCGCCGGATCGACGCCGGCCGCACGGTGCGCCGGCACGAGGCACGCTATGAGCGCGACGGCCACGAGCGTCGCTGCCACGCCAACGATCGTCAGTGGATCTGTGGCGCTCACGTCAAAGAGGACGGTCGCCATCAAGCGACTGGCGACGAGCGCGGCTCCAATGCCAACCGTCACGCCTACCACGACCAACCGCAGCCCGTGCAGGACGATCATGCGGCGGACGCGGGCGGGATCGCCCCCGAGCGCGAGCCGGATCCCGATGTCGCGTGTGTGCTGCTGGACGAAGTAGGCCATGACCCCGTAGATGCCGATGACGGACAACACGAGCGCCGTGAGCGCAAACATGCCGATGAGCACGCTGAGATAGCGGGGCCTCGCGAGCGCCTCAGCGACCAGCTCGTCGCCCGTGGCCACGCTCGAGAGCGCGAGGCCCGGGTCCAGCTCCTTCATCACCCGGCGTAGGGACTGCGACAAGGTCCCGGGGTCGCCGGTTGTCCGGAGCACGAGGAAGGCATTCGAGAGATCCACGAACGGGAAATAGACCGTGCCGTCCTCCGGGGCGTCGAGGCCGGTCCATTTCACGTTACCCACCACACCGACAACGGTGGTCCACGGACAGCTCGTGCACCCACCGCTACGGAAGCGGCGGCCCAAGACCTCCTCGCCCGGAAAGAATCGGTCGGCCCACGCGCGGTCGACGACGACGACATCCTCTTGAAGGGAGCGATCGTCGAGGAGCCGGCCTTGTTCGAGACGAAGGCCGACGGTTCCGAAGAGCTCGGGGGACGCCGCCACCCAGGGAGAGATTGGCTGGTTTTGACCGGGTGGCGTAGGGCGATCTTCGAGATCGAAGTTGTTCCGGATACCGATGTCGTCGGGCGGCCGGCTGTCGGCGAGCGCGGCGGCCTCGACACCCGGAAGCGCCGCCACGCGCTGCAGCGCACGCTTCCAAAACGTCTCTCGATCCACGTCTTGCGGGTAGCGTCCACTGGGAAGCGACACTGCCGCGGTGAGAATGCGCGCCGTGTCGATCCCGACAGGGACACGGATCAGTTGGTCGAGGCTCGCAAGCACGAGGGCGCCGGCCACGAGGAGTGGAGTCGCGAGCGCGAACTCCGCCGCCACTAGCGCTCGCCGTACGCGGCGCGCCGCACGTCCATCGGTCGTCGATCGCCCGCTCGCCCTCAGCGCCTCGTCCACCCGTAGCCGTGAGCTGTGCCATGCCGGGACGAGCCCCATGACGATGCTCGTCGCCAGCGACAGGCCAGCCAGCCAAACGAGAGCGGCACCAGAGAGCCGGACCTCGTCGATGCGCGGGATGTACGCCGTGCCGCGCGCGGTCACGAGCTGCAGAGAGACAGCAGCAACCGCCAGCCCCACCAGCGCGGCACCGACAATGAGCGCCGCGGCCTCGACCAGCACGTGCTGCAGAATGCGCGCGCGCGACGCCCCAAGCGCTCCGCGAATCGCCAGCTCGCGGCTCCGCTGCAACCCGCGCGCAATCAGTAGATTGACGGCGTTCGCGCAGGCGATGAGCAACAAGCACCCGACCGCGGCGAGCACGACGAACAATATCGAACCGATCTCGCCAACCACGCGCTCCTTGAGATCCAGCATGCCCCAGGTCGCCTTCTCGTCCTGGTACGACGATCGCCAGATCGGAAAGAGCCGGCGATTGGTGGCGTGTAGCGCGTCGAGCGCCGCCGCGCGCGACACGCCAGGCCGCAGACGCGCCAGCACGGTCGTGAAGAATGGACCCTTTCGCGTGGGCGTCGCCCAGTCGGCGACGGTGAACAGGACAACGTCGTGCTCGAGCGGACCCGCTGTTCTCTCCAGGACGCCGAGGATCGTGTAGCCCGCACCGTCAACCGTCAGCGTCCGCCCCAGCACGGACGCGTCGCCTCCGAAACGTCGCGCCCAATAGGCATGGGTCAAGACGACGGACCGATCGCCGCGCTCGTCATCGGCAACGTCGAAGAGACGGCCGACGTGCGCGTTCTGGCCGACGAGTGGGAAATACGACCCTGTCACCGCCTTCGCGGAAACGCGCTCGGCGAGCGCGCCTTCGGTGACCGTAACGTCCCCGGTCTGATACGCTGCGATCGCGCTGAAAGTCGAATGGTCCGCCTCGAGCGCCCTGTAGTCCACGACCGACAGAGAAAAGCGATATGGTGAGTTGTCCGTATAGATCCAGACGAGCGAACCCGGATTGGCGTACGGCAGCGGATTGACGAGAATTGCCCGAACGAGGCTGATCATCGCCGTAGTCGCGCCCAGCCCAACGCCAACGGTGAGCACAATCGTGGCCGACAGCACCGGCACCCGCGCCAGGCTGCGGAGGCTATAGCGGAAGTCCCGCCAGAGATGCTGCATCGTGGTGGCTCCAGGAAGGGCGGCGCGCACGCGGTCGACGAGAAGGTGCCAGGGATAGAGCACGCGCTGTCGACGCAACCAGCGGGTGGCGGCGCGAGTTCCCTCCCGACGCCGCCGAACTTCGTAAAGCTCCGCCAGGTCGCTCTCGATCTCGCGTCGGTCGGCGTCGCTCACAAGGAAGCGAAGGAGCCAGCGCATTGTCAGGCCTTGTGTACTCTCAGCACGCGCTCGAGGCCCCGCCAGAGGCGGACGTGCTCGACGCGTTGGGCTTCCACTGCGGCGAGGCCCTGTTTCGTGACCTTGAAGTAGCGGCGGACCCGGCCACTCGCCGGCTCGTCGAGGCGCGACGTCACGAGTCCCTTCTGCTCGAGCCGCTTCAGGGCGATGAAGACCGCCGCTTGGGAGACCGGCCGACCGATGCGCTTCTCGAGCTCGAGCACGAGCGGCACGCTGTAGGTCTCGCCTCTCTCGCGGAGCATGGCCACGAGCACATGCAGCTCGAAGTTCTGGAGCGCGTGCGTCGACATATCGTATCGGCACGCATACTAACACTAACAGCGCTAGTGATCAACCACGATGCATCGGCTGCCAGTGTGGGGCGACGGGGCTACGGCTTGACGAGCTGACCGGCGATCAGGGGTTGATGATTCGATGGAGGTCGAGATTTGGTGGCGCAATCGACGCCTGACTGAGCATCACGTGCACTTGGCCGCGGTGATGGGCCTGGTGGTTGAAGAAGTGTGCCACCGCAACCGGAACCTCGTCCACGTAGTGGCGCCCAAGATAGTTCACATAGTCCAGAGAGCGGGCCAGGAAGCCTTCATCGAGAGCGTCGAAGAAGCGGATGATTCGATCATCTTCCCGGACGCGAGCGGAACGTAAATCGACCAGCTCGTCAAAGAGAATGGCGCCCAACGGTGGCGTCTCCGCGCCCTGGCCGTGGAATCGATCCATCCAAATGCGGTCACCAAGCAACAGGTGATTGAGAAGACGATGGATGCTGCCGAACGAGCCGGGCCGCTCCCTGCGGTACTCCCCATCACTCAAAGCCGCACAGGCGTCGTACAACCGCTCGTTCGCCACGCGATTGTATCGAGCGAGCATTCTGAAGTGATCCACCATTTGCCATTCACCTCGTCAGTGGAAAGGTCGTCATGGAACTGCCAAGGCACGTCGTCCTTCGGGACACACTAAACCATCTCGCCCATCATCGGGGGCAACTGACCGTGTATCTGCGGCTCAATGATCGACCCGTTCCGGCGATCTACGGCCCATCGGCGGACGATCAGCAGTTT contains:
- a CDS encoding PadR family transcriptional regulator, with translation MSTHALQNFELHVLVAMLRERGETYSVPLVLELEKRIGRPVSQAAVFIALKRLEQKGLVTSRLDEPASGRVRRYFKVTKQGLAAVEAQRVEHVRLWRGLERVLRVHKA
- a CDS encoding FtsX-like permease family protein, with product MRWLLRFLVSDADRREIESDLAELYEVRRRREGTRAATRWLRRQRVLYPWHLLVDRVRAALPGATTMQHLWRDFRYSLRSLARVPVLSATIVLTVGVGLGATTAMISLVRAILVNPLPYANPGSLVWIYTDNSPYRFSLSVVDYRALEADHSTFSAIAAYQTGDVTVTEGALAERVSAKAVTGSYFPLVGQNAHVGRLFDVADDERGDRSVVLTHAYWARRFGGDASVLGRTLTVDGAGYTILGVLERTAGPLEHDVVLFTVADWATPTRKGPFFTTVLARLRPGVSRAAALDALHATNRRLFPIWRSSYQDEKATWGMLDLKERVVGEIGSILFVVLAAVGCLLLIACANAVNLLIARGLQRSRELAIRGALGASRARILQHVLVEAAALIVGAALVGLAVAAVSLQLVTARGTAYIPRIDEVRLSGAALVWLAGLSLATSIVMGLVPAWHSSRLRVDEALRASGRSTTDGRAARRVRRALVAAEFALATPLLVAGALVLASLDQLIRVPVGIDTARILTAAVSLPSGRYPQDVDRETFWKRALQRVAALPGVEAAALADSRPPDDIGIRNNFDLEDRPTPPGQNQPISPWVAASPELFGTVGLRLEQGRLLDDRSLQEDVVVVDRAWADRFFPGEEVLGRRFRSGGCTSCPWTTVVGVVGNVKWTGLDAPEDGTVYFPFVDLSNAFLVLRTTGDPGTLSQSLRRVMKELDPGLALSSVATGDELVAEALARPRYLSVLIGMFALTALVLSVIGIYGVMAYFVQQHTRDIGIRLALGGDPARVRRMIVLHGLRLVVVGVTVGIGAALVASRLMATVLFDVSATDPLTIVGVAATLVAVALIACLVPAHRAAGVDPAEVLREG
- a CDS encoding damage-inducible protein DinB — its product is MVDHFRMLARYNRVANERLYDACAALSDGEYRRERPGSFGSIHRLLNHLLLGDRIWMDRFHGQGAETPPLGAILFDELVDLRSARVREDDRIIRFFDALDEGFLARSLDYVNYLGRHYVDEVPVAVAHFFNHQAHHRGQVHVMLSQASIAPPNLDLHRIINP
- a CDS encoding threonine dehydratase, translating into MRPTLHPPTLADVFRARARLNGRLPRTPLLSHPTLVEELGCDIRIKHENHLPTGAFKVRGGLNLVSTLVETDPGMPVITASTGNHGQSMALACRQYGVPCTILVPRGNNPEKNAAMRALGAEVVAYGRDFDEAREELERRAATGTMRYVHSANEPLLIAGVAIYALEIFEELPDVDVIYVPIGGGSGASGLVTVRDVLGSRARIIGVQAAGADAFARSWRTGERVTSTHANTFAEGMATRVTFDLTFGILAKGLADVVTLTEEELADGVRLALRTTHNLAEGAGAAALMAAWKQRDALRGQRVVCVMSGGNLTLPTLARIATS